A genomic region of Thunnus albacares chromosome 4, fThuAlb1.1, whole genome shotgun sequence contains the following coding sequences:
- the hyal2a gene encoding hyaluronidase-2: MCWTLSEWKVLLLTVLLWDGLHALGLKPTRWPLYSQKPLLLAWNAPTEDCTPRHGIRFQLDQFQIVASPNEGFVKQNLTIFYQDRLGLYPYFQPGETPVNGGLPQLASLTQHLEKMPEGVQKYIREPGAKGLAVIDWEEWRPLWIRNWKTKNVYREHSRQLVRQKNPSWPSEQVSKVAQQEFEMSARKFMLETLREAKNLRPNQLWGFYLFPDCYNHDYSRTLENYTGRCPDVEVARNEQLKWLWTESTALFPSIYMADVLRSSAYGRQFVRNRVKEGMRLASSGDGLARPVFVYTRPTYTNSLEQLTEMDLVSTIGESVALGAAGIILWGEASYASSKNSCSDLDAYLRGPLGKYLLNVSTAAELCSQTLCGSHGRCLRKNPDSDIYLHLNPLTHSVISEGGKLTVTGELGEAEKMSFQTQFQCQCYSGYEGEGCDQTDPLHQRGAASQAVASVLQCVILLIVSLLFC; encoded by the exons ATGTGCTGGACTCTGTCTGAGTGGAAAGTACTGCTGCTGACTGTGCTGCTGTGGGACGGCCTTCATGCTTTGGGACTGAAACCTACGAGATGGCCACTGTATTCCCAAAAGCCTCTGCTCCTCGCTTGGAATGCCCCGACTGAAGACTGTACCCCAAGGCATGGTATTCGCTTTCAGCTGGACCAGTTCCAGATCGTGGCTTCACCCAATGAGGGCTTTGTCAAACAGAATCTCACCATCTTCTATCAGGACCGACTGGGCTTGTACCCCTACTTTCAGCCAGGTGAAACACCAGTGAACGGGGGGCTGCCGCAGTTGGCCAGTCTCACACAGCACCTGGAGAAGATGCCGGAGGGAGTGCAGAAGTATATACGTGAACCAGGTGCCAAGGGTCTGGCAGTTATTGACTGGGAAGAGTGGCGCCCACTTTGGATACGTAACTGGAAAACCAAGAATGTATACCGCGAACATTCTCGTCAGTTGGTGCGCCAGAAGAACCCATCCTGGCCTTCGGAGCAGGTGTCAAAAGTGGCCCAGCAGGAGTTTGAGATGTCCGCCAGGAAGTTCATGCTGGAGACGCTTAGGGAAGCCAAAAACCTGAGGCCCAACCAGCTGTGGGGGTTCTACCTATTCCCTGACTGCTACAATCACGACTACAGTCGCACTCTGGAGAACTACACAGGCCGCTGTCCTGATGTGGAGGTGGCCCGCAACGAGCAGCTGAAATGGTTGTGGACTGAGAGCACAGCCCTCTTCCCCTCCATCTACATGGCAGATGTGCTGCGTTCCTCAGCCTATGGACGTCAGTTTGTCCGGAACCGGGTAAAAGAGGGGATGCGTTTGGCATCATCAGGCGATGGGTTGGCACGTCCTGTTTTTGTGTACACCCGGCCCACCTACACCAACTCCCTGGAACAGCTGACAGAG ATGGACCTGGTCTCCACCATCGGTGAGAGTGTGGCTTTGGGAGCAGCTGGAATCATCCTGTGGGGAGAGGCATCTTATGCAAGCAGCAAA aacAGCTGCTCAGACCTGGATGCATATCTGCGGGGTCCTCTGGGTAAATACCTCCTCAACGTTTCCACGGCAGCAGAGCTATGCAGCCAGACGTTGTGTGGTTCTCACGGCCGCTGTCTGCGCAAAAATCCAGACAGTGATATTTACTTGCATCTGAACCCGCTCACCCACAGTGTCATCAGTGAGGGTGGCAAGCTGACAGTTACCGGTGAGCTTGGCGAAGCAGAGAAGATGAGTTTCCAAACCCAGTTTCAGTGCCAGTGCTACAGCGGCTATGAAGGAGAGGGCTGCGATCAGACAGACCCTCTGCACCAAAGAGGGGCGGCATCTCAAGCCGTGGCATCAGTACTGCAATGTGTGATCTTACTGATTGTTTCTCTGCTCTTCTGTTAG
- the hyal1 gene encoding hyaluronidase-1 isoform X2 has product MTFFHHGVLLFLNTISLVSGLQEAASPISQLPFFSVWNAPTANCLSQYGVDLDLGTFSIDQNQNQTFMGDNITIFYSDKLGLYPRYSSQGEAVNGGVPQNASLDMHLEAASNDIRTDIPDRDFHGLAVVDWESWRPVWERNWDSKQVYWERSKALVKSRHPDWSPAQVEAAARVEFEKAGRKFMEETLKLGQEERPNGLWGFYGFPNCYNYYSDKSSNYTGECPAPELKRNDELFWLWNTSSALYPDIYLSLEMRGLSREVLLYSHHRILEAMRVGAQATASTPPVFPYARIVYTYTLDFLSQEHLVYTIGESAALGSAGIVLWGDHFFSKSQATCEAVKSYIDQTLGPYLVNVTSAAALCSQTLCSSKGRCERRNPTSRTSLHLDPDVWKVVTEKKPVGGPHYRVLGQMRTNDLTRMKSQFQCKCYSGWCGESCSKPKKG; this is encoded by the exons ATGACTTTCTTTCATCATGGTGTGCTGCTGTTCTTAAATACGATCAGCCTTGTTTCAGGCCTGCAGGAAGCAGCATCACCTATTTCCCAGTTGCCTTTCTTCAGTGTGTGGAATGCCCCTACAGCCAACTGCCTCTCTCAATATGGTGTGGACCTCGACTTGGGAACATTTAGCATCGACCAGAACCAAAATCAAACCTTTATGGGTGACAACATTACCATCTTTTACTCTGACAAGCTTGGTCTGTATCCCAGGTACTCTAGCCAAGGAGAGGCTGTTAACGGTGGGGTGCCACAGAACGCCAGTCTTGACATGCATCTTGAAGCTGCATCTAACGATATCCGCACAGATATCCCTGACAGGGATTTCCATGGCCTTGCTGTGGTGGACTGGGAGAGCTGGAGACCTGTGTGGGAGAGAAACTGGGACAGTAAACAGGTGTACTGGGAGAGATCAAAAGCACTAGTGAAGTCCAGGCACCCAGACTGGAGTCCTGCACAGGTAGAAGCTGCAGCCCGGGTAGAGTTTGAGAAAGCAGGGAGGAAATTCATGGAGGAAACTCTGAAACTGGGGCAGGAAGAAAGACCAAATGGGTTGTGGGGATTCTATGGTTTTCCCAACTGCTACAACTACTACAGCGACAAAAGCTCAAATTACACAGGAGAGTGTCCAGCTCCAGAGCTGAAGAGGAATGACGAGCTGTTCTGGCTGTGGAACACCTCCTCGGCTCTGTATCCTGATATCTACCTCAGCCTTGAGATGCGTGGCCTCAGCAGAGAGGTGCTCCTCTACAGTCATCATCGCATCCTGGAGGCCATGAGAGTGGGGGCTCAAGCGACTGCATCAACGCCACCTGTGTTCCCATACGCTCGCATCGTCTACACCTATACACTAGATTTCCTCTCTCAG GAGCACCTGGTCTACACCATTGGAGAGAGTGCTGCTTTAGGGTCTGCAGGCATAGTGCTCTGGGGTGACCATTTCTTCTCGAAATCTCAG gcTACTTGTGAAGCTGTCAAGTCTTACATCGACCAGACTCTGGGTCCCTACCTGGTTAATGTAACATCAGCAGCTGCTCTTTGCAGTCAGACCTTGTGTTCCTCAAAGGGAAGATGCGAGAGGAGGAACCCAACATCAAGGACCTCCCTCCACCTTGACCCTGATGTGTGGAAGGTGGTGACTGAGAAGAAACCAGTAGGGGGACCACACTACAGGGTGCTCGGGCAGATGAGGACAAATGACTTAACACGCATGAAGTCTCAGTTTCAGTGCAAGTGTTACTCCGGGTGGTGTGGGGAGAGCTGCTCCAAGCCGAAAAAGGGATAA
- the LOC122981053 gene encoding hyaluronidase-1-like: protein MAFFHPGLLLFLNTISLVSGLQEAASPISKLPFFSVWNAPSAHCLSKYGVDLNLGTFSIIQNQNQIFMGEKITLFYENKLGLYPKYNSQGVAINGGVPQNASLAKHLRAASIDIQTDIPDRDFHGLAVVDWESWRPVWERNWSGMKVYKEGSEELVRAKHPDWSPAQIEAAARVEFEEAGRKIMEETLKLGQKERPNGLWGFYGFPNCYNHYDQSTKYTGECPPIELKRNDELFWLWDTSSALYPDIYLSLKLSGLGKDVLLYTQHRILEAKRVAAKATQSTPPIFPYSRFVYTYSLDFLSQEHLEYTIGESAALGTAGIVLWGDSTYSASKDSCETVKSFIDQTLGPYLVNVTSAAALCSQTLCSSKGRCERRNPTSSTYLHLDPAVWTVVTEKKPVGGPHYRVLGQMRTNDVTRMKSQFQCKCYSGWGGESCSKLNKGK from the exons ATGGCTTTCTTTCATCCCGGCTTGCTGCTGTTCTTAAATACGATCAGCCTTGTTTCAGGCCTGCAGGAAGCAGCATCACCAATTTCCAAGTTGCCTTTCTTCAGTGTGTGGAATGCCCCTAGTGCCCACTGCCTCTCTAAATATGGTGTGGACCTCAACTTGGGAACATTTAGCATCATTCAGAACCAAAATCAAATCTTTATGGGTGAAAAAATAACCCTCTTTTACGAAAACAAGCTTGGTCTGTATCCCAAGTACAATAGCCAAGGGGTGGCTATTAATGGTGGGGTGCCACAGAACGCCAGTCTTGCCAAGCATCTTAGAGCTGCCTCTATCGATATCCAGACAGATATCCCTGACAGGGATTTCCATGGCCTTGCTGTAGTGGACTGGGAGAGCTGGAGACCTGTGTGGGAGAGAAACTGGTCCGGTATGAAGGTGTACAAGGAGGGATCGGAAGAACTAGTAAGGGCCAAGCACCCAGACTGGAGTCCTGCACAGATAGAAGCTGCAGCCCGGGTAGAGTTTGAGGAGGCAGGGAGGAAAATCATGGAGGAAACTCTGAAGCTGGGGCAGAAGGAAAGGCCAAATGGGTTGTGGGGTTTCTATGGTTTTCCCAACTGCTACAACCACTATGACCAAAGCACAAAATACACAGGAGAGTGTCCACCTATAGAGCTGAAGAGGAATGATGAGCTGTTCTGGCTGTGGGACACCTCCTCAGCTCTGTATCCTGATATCTACCTCAGCCTCAAGCTGAGTGGCCTTGGCAAAGATGTACTCCTCTACACTCAACATCGCATCCTGGAGGCCAAGAGAGTAGCGGCTAAGGCAACTCAATCAACACCACCTATTTTCCCATACTCTCGCTTTGTTTACACCTATTCACTAGATTTCCTCTCTCAG GAGCACCTGGAATACACCATCGGAGAGAGTGCTGCTTTAGGGACTGCAGGGATAGTGCTCTGGGGCGACAGCACCTACTCGGCATCTAAG gATTCTTGTGAAACTGTCAAGTCTTTCATCGACCAGACTCTGGGTCCCTACCTGGTTAATGTAACATCAGCAGCTGCTCTTTGCAGTCAGACCTTGTGTTCCTCAAAGGGAAGATGCGAGAGGAGGAACCCAACATCAAGTACCTACCTCCACCTTGACCCTGCCGTGTGGACAGTTGTGACTGAGAAGAAACCAGTAGGGGGACCACACTACAGGGTGCTCGGGCAGATGAGGACAAATGACGTAACACGCATGAAGTCTCAGTTTCAGTGCAAGTGTTACTCCGGGTGGGGTGGGGAGAGCTGCTCCAAGCTAAATAAGGGCAAATGA
- the hyal1 gene encoding hyaluronidase-1 isoform X1, producing MTFFHHGVLLFLNTISLVSGLQEAASPISQLPFFSVWNAPTANCLSQYGVDLDLGTFSIDQNQNQTFMGDNITIFYSDKLGLYPRYSSQGEAVNGGVPQNASLDMHLEAASNDIRTDIPDRDFHGLAVVDWESWRPVWERNWDSKQVYWERSKALVKSRHPDWSPAQVEAAARVEFEKAGRKFMEETLKLGQEERPNGLWGFYGFPNCYNYYSDKSSNYTGECPAPELKRNDELFWLWNTSSALYPDIYLSLEMRGLSREVLLYSHHRILEAMRVGAQATASTPPVFPYARIVYTYTLDFLSQEHLVYTIGESAALGSAGIVLWGDHFFSKSQATCEVVKSYIDQTLGPYLVNVTSAAALCSQTLCSSKGRCERRNPTSRTSLHLDLDVWKVVTEKKPVGGPHYRVLGQMRTNDVTRMKSQFQCKCYSGWGGESCSKPKKG from the exons ATGACTTTCTTTCATCATGGTGTGCTGCTGTTCTTAAATACGATCAGCCTTGTTTCAGGCCTGCAGGAAGCAGCATCACCTATTTCCCAGTTGCCTTTCTTCAGTGTGTGGAATGCCCCTACAGCCAACTGCCTCTCTCAATATGGTGTGGACCTCGACTTGGGAACATTTAGCATCGACCAGAACCAAAATCAAACCTTTATGGGTGACAACATTACCATCTTTTACTCTGACAAGCTTGGTCTGTATCCCAGGTACTCTAGCCAAGGAGAGGCTGTTAACGGTGGGGTGCCACAGAACGCCAGTCTTGACATGCATCTTGAAGCTGCATCTAACGATATCCGCACAGATATCCCTGACAGGGATTTCCATGGCCTTGCTGTGGTGGACTGGGAGAGCTGGAGACCTGTGTGGGAGAGAAACTGGGACAGTAAACAGGTGTACTGGGAGAGATCAAAAGCACTAGTGAAGTCCAGGCACCCAGACTGGAGTCCTGCACAGGTAGAAGCTGCAGCCCGGGTAGAGTTTGAGAAAGCAGGGAGGAAATTCATGGAGGAAACTCTGAAACTGGGGCAGGAAGAAAGACCAAATGGGTTGTGGGGATTCTATGGTTTTCCCAACTGCTACAACTACTACAGCGACAAAAGCTCAAATTACACAGGAGAGTGTCCAGCTCCAGAGCTGAAGAGGAATGACGAGCTGTTCTGGCTGTGGAACACCTCCTCGGCTCTGTATCCTGATATCTACCTCAGCCTTGAGATGCGTGGCCTCAGCAGAGAGGTGCTCCTCTACAGTCATCATCGCATCCTGGAGGCCATGAGAGTGGGGGCTCAAGCGACTGCATCAACGCCACCTGTGTTCCCATACGCTCGCATCGTCTACACCTATACACTAGATTTCCTCTCTCAG GAGCACCTGGTCTACACCATTGGAGAGAGTGCTGCTTTAGGGTCTGCAGGCATAGTGCTCTGGGGTGACCATTTCTTCTCGAAATCTCAG gcTACTTGTGAAGTTGTCAAGTCTTACATCGACCAGACTCTGGGTCCCTACCTGGTGAATGTAACATCAGCAGCTGCTCTTTGCAGTCAGACCTTGTGTTCCTCAAAGGGAAGATGCGAGAGGAGGAACCCAACATCGAGGACCTCCCTCCACCTTGACCTTGATGTGTGGAAGGTGGTGACTGAGAAGAAACCAGTAGGGGGACCACACTACAGGGTGCTCGGGCAGATGAGGACAAATGACGTAACACGCATGAAGTCTCAGTTTCAGTGCAAGTGTTACTCCGGGTGGGGTGGGGAGAGCTGCTCCAAGCCGAAAAAGGGATAA
- the tusc2a gene encoding tumor suppressor 2, mitochondrial calcium regulator a → MGGSGSKAKGVWPFSGSGAGGDSATDGNEQSLARLKGSRNATPFVFTRRSSLYYDEDGDLAHEFYEETVVTKNGRKKSKLKRIQKNLIPQGIVKLDHPCIHVDFPIVLCEV, encoded by the exons ATGGGAGGAAGTGGATCCAAAGCCAAAGGTGTCTGGCCTTTCTCAGGCAGTGGAGCTGGAGGCGACTCTGCCACTGATGGGAACGAGCAGTCTTTGGCCCGGCTCAAAGGTTCCAGAAACGCAACACCATTTGTATTTACCAGGCGGAG TTCTTTGTATTACGACGAGGACGGTGACCTCGCCCATGAATTCTATGAAGAGACGGTGGTGACAAAAAACGGCAGGAAAAAGTCCAAGTTGAAGAGGATTCAGAAAAATCTGATTCCACAG GGCATCGTGAAGCTCGACCACCCATGTATTCATGTGGATTTCCCCATCGTCCTCTGTGAGGTGTGA